In the genome of Quercus robur chromosome 3, dhQueRobu3.1, whole genome shotgun sequence, one region contains:
- the LOC126719329 gene encoding uncharacterized protein LOC126719329, with protein MGGDSTEKKKKVERLTISFGEHDLEGTVQPHDDALVVMARIGGFLVKRVMIDQGSGADVIYPDLFEWLGLKTQDLAKYDTPLVSFDGRVVIPEGQISLPVDMEGKEVIVTFIVVRSFSPYTAILGRPWIHAMKAVPSTLHVKVKFPTEYGVAKVRGNQQVARQCLVAAVRWKNEQLGQAEQAEKETS; from the coding sequence ATGGGAGGAGATTCAaccgagaagaagaagaaagttgaaCGGTTGACCATCTCATTCGGAGAACACGATTTGGAAGGAACGGTCCAACCTCATgacgatgctttggtggtgATGGCCAGGATAGGCGGGTTCTTGGTAAAGAGGGTGATGATCGACCAAGGgagcggggctgacgtcatatacccggacctcttcgaatgGCTCGGATTGaagacccaggatttggcgaagtatgacacgccGCTGGTCTCATTTGATGGGAGAGTCGTAATTCCCGAGGGACAAATCTCTCTCCCCgtggacatggaaggcaaggaaGTTATAGTTaccttcatagtagtccgatcattctcACCGTataccgcaatcctggggaggccgtggattcacgccatgaaGGCTGTTCCATCCACCCtccacgtgaaagtaaaatttcccaCTGAGTATGGAGTTGCCAAGGTGAGGGGGAACCAACAAGTGGCGAGGCAGTGTCTTGTCGCCGCGGTCAGGTGGAAAAATGAGCAGCTTGGACAAGCTGAACAGGCCGAGAAAGAAActtcatag